Proteins encoded within one genomic window of Alosa alosa isolate M-15738 ecotype Scorff River chromosome 24, AALO_Geno_1.1, whole genome shotgun sequence:
- the LOC125289212 gene encoding protein translocase subunit SecA-like: MSQFDLEAENTMTANDYKMDLSVPRLQSLIQNIHWDKEDVKNLFEALVKRFKWSKQQTLDFDTWVAEILYTVETHKIDLNLKLGSKRCNIIELVNETNIDDNTLLNLLGEGREKDLEEILKDLSQQDGVDRCLIEKVREIVSAVSSALTVGQKKCLKDDMEEHLFDLCNAVKDCFGWKPRITQMVSWCFLALSKYSYLLQVCTGEGKSCIVAMFAAYRALKGKKVDIISSSPVLAERDAEDWSHFYKQLGLKVDCNSNKSNEEDLKQCYKCHIVYGTTHSFAGDWLRHHFLRKNVRGDREFHCVIVDEVDSLMLDKGLEVVYLSSKMPVMQYLNVILSRIWFLVCQHKTLDCGKRAGPIQSFIQFIQENTDICSETDVLDILRLAEDKGIFPKGFSEDTKHLNAQNIIKKLECVGKTHIVDFFRLIETKVPDYCFSLFSEKEDGTLTKLNRTNNEEVGDRHEIPLLFLKGGLCRHLFSDKQTLFNSVEQKIRKDLQFTSPEITPEDSHITGFQHLVYSKLRVWVENAFKATEMALGDEYIIQADTVVPVDYQCTGVIQSNMKWSDGLQQFLEMKHQTKVSNMTVITNFMSNVRLFTMYGGQVFGVTGTLGNKEEIEMLQKLYNDMHTCAMPSFKRRKLFEEEGTILDEEGEWLKAICRAVYEKVNSTCYRGERAVLVICETINRAMSIEKSIKESVQGVNLKLYTKNNSGPSEVTGKPVQARDVIVATNLAGRGTDLQVCGKVNMAGGLFVLQTFLPLNTRVEQQAFGRTGRQGNPGSAQLIMCASHFSMPVMVKMLTNVSLLQMLALLRRLYISLLDRDTEAQRQLTEALKLALKDGFHNQSWQEMRAALDHLLSCLDTLRKTNITDAKEARDSLVGERLSLYLTRDIPKMKKREDLFFDYLQLLDEMHEKNKNSKMLSEIVESMHECWGLWLLTRFDENESKEILKVRFEDAMGSVREHLEKGRSPSSAVSLYIRYGNALRLQGCFSESVEMYSMALEADDQDFIALYNRALSVMQQQERGYVSVALRDLEKAGKSVEHTMSLTEETLTNVVITGTNPPARHITGFTKQLRARLQVLKRLKLNINEAVNKLKIAHNNGGGVKVTECHVFLLLDIQSILLHLNDFANELVNLQSLGLTQIFSLDTTFSLTGYISKLFRGI; the protein is encoded by the coding sequence ATGTcgcaatttgatttggaggcaGAAAACACCATGACTGCAAATGATTATAAGATGGACTTGAGCGTCCCTAGACTTCAGAGTTTGATACAAAACATCCATTGGGATAAAGAAGATGTAAAAAATCTCTTTGAAGCTTTAGTGAAGCGTTTCAAATGGTCAAAACAACAGACTCTTGATTTTGACACATGGGTGGCAGAAATACTATATACAGTAGAAACTCACAAAATTGATCTGAACCTGAAACTTGGGTCAAAGCGTTGCAATATTATCGAGCTGGTGAATGAGACCAATATTGATGATAACACTCTCCTAAACCTTTTAGGGGAGGGCAGAGAAAAGGATCTTGAGGAAATTCTTAAAGACCTCTCACAACAAGATGGAGTTGATAGATGTTTAATTGAAAAGGTGAGAGAGATTGTGTCAGCTGTTTCCTCAGCACTCACGGTTGGCCAGAAGAAATGTTTGAAAGATGACATGGAAGAACATCTCTTTGATCTATGCAATGCTGTAAAGGATTGCTTTGGCTGGAAGCCACGTATCACGCAGATGGTGAGCTGGTGCTTTCTGGCTCTATCAAAATACAGTTACCTGTTGCAGGTGTGCACAGGAGAGGGAAAGTCATGCATAGTGGCCATGTTTGCTGCCTACAGGGCCTTGAAAGGCAAGAAGGTTGATATCATTTCCAGCTCACCTGTACTtgcagagagagatgcagaggatTGGAGCCACTTCTATAAACAACTCGGTCTTAAAGTAGACTGTAAcagcaataaatcaaatgaagAGGACCTGaaacaatgctacaaatgtCACATAGTGTATGGCACAACACACAGTTTTGCAGGTGACTGGCTACGACACCATTTCCTGAGGAAAAATGTAAGAGGAGACCGAGAGTTCCATTGTGTGATTGTGGACGAAGTGGACTCTCTCATGTTGGATAAAGGTCTGGAGGTGGTCTATCTGAGCAGCAAGATGCCTGTCATGCAGTACCTAAATGTAATTTTGTCAAGGATTTGGTTTTTAGTTTGTCAGCACAAAACACTAGATTGTGGGAAAAGAGCAGGGCCCATTCAGTCCTTCATCCAATTTATACAGGAAAACACTGATATTTGCTCTGAGACTGACGTACTTGATATTTTGAGGCTGGCTGAAGATAAAGGCATTTTTCCAAAGGGATTTTCTGAGGACACAAAACATCTCAATGCCCAAAACATAATTAAAAAACTTGAATGTGTTGGCAAGACACATATTGttgactttttcagattaattGAAACAAAAGTTCCAGATTATTGCTTCAGTTTGTTTTCTGAAAAGGAAGATGGAACTCTAACGAAGCTGAATAGAACAAACAATGAAGAAGTTGGAGACCGCCATGAGATTCCCTTACTGTTCCTCAAAGGAGGTCTATGCCGACATTTGTTCTCTGATAAACAGACACTTTTCAACTCGGTTGAGCAGAAGATTAGAAAGGATCTTCAGTTTACTTCCCCTGAAATAACACCTGAAGACTCACACATCACAGGCTTCCAGCATTTGGTCTATAGCAAGCTGCGGGTGTGGGTAGAAAATGCCTTTAAAGCCACAGAGATGGCTCTAGGTGATGAGTATATTATACAGGCAGACACTGTGGTTCCTGTAGACTACCAATGCACAGGTGTTATACAAAGCAACATGAAATGGAGTGACGGCCTTCAACAGTTTTTGGAAATGAAGCATCAGACCAAAGTGAGCAACATGACGGTCATTACAAACTTCATGTCCAATGTGAGGCTCTTTACGATGTATGGGGGCCAGGTGTTTGGTGTCACAGGAACTTTGGGGAACAAAGAGGAAATTGAAATGCTTCAAAAACTCTACAATGACATGCACACCTGCGCCATGCCTTCCTTCAAACGGAGGAAACTTTTTGAGGAAGAGGGCACGATTTTGGATGAGGAGGGAGAGTGGCTGAAAGCTATCTGCAGAGCTGTCTATGAAAAGGTCAATTCCACATGTTATCGAGGAGAGAGAGCTGTACTGGTCATCTGTGAGACAATAAACCGGGCTATGAGCATTGAAAAATCCATTAAAGAATCAGTCCAGGGGGTCAACCTCAAATTATACACAAAGAACAACTCAGGCCCCAGTGAAGTCACTGGGAAACCTGTTCAGGCAAGAGATGTCATTGTAGCAACAAATCTGGCTGGTCGGGGAACAGATCTTCAAGTCTGTGGGAAAGTGAACATGGCCGGCGGTCTCTTTGTTCTACAAACATTCTTACCCCTCAACACCAGAGTTGAGCAGCAGGCATTCGGTCGCACAGGACGCCAGGGAAACCCAGGCTCTGCCCAGCTGATTATGTGTGCCAGCCATTTCTCAATGCCAGTCATGGTAAAGATGCTCACAAATGTGTCTCTTCTCCAGATGCTAGCACTACTAAGGAGACTTTACATCTCCTTATTAGATAGAGATACAGAGGCACAGAGGCAGCTAACAGAAGCTTTGAAACTAGCGTTAAAAGATGGCTTTCATAATCAGTCATGGCAAGAAATGAGAGCAGCTCTTGATCACCTACTGTCTTGTCTGGACACActgagaaaaacaaacattacAGATGCAAAAGAGGCAAGAGACAGCCTAGTCGGAGAAAGATTGTCCTTGTACTTGACAAGAGACATtcctaaaatgaaaaaaagggaAGATCTCTTCTTCGATTACCTTCAACTACTGGATGAGATgcatgaaaagaataaaaactCCAAAATGCTCAGTGAAATTGTCGAGTCCATGCATGAGTGCTGGGGACTGTGGCTTCTGACACGCTTTGATGAGAATGAATCAAAAGAGATCCTAAAGGTCAGGTTTGAAGATGCCATGGGAAGTGTTCGAGAGCACCTGGAAAAAGGGCGATCTCCATCCTCTGCCGTTTCTCTCTACATTAGATATGGGAATGCACTAAGACTTCAAGGGTGTTTCAGCGAGAGCGTTGAGATGTACTCCATGGCATTGGAAGCAGATGATCAAGACTTCATTGCTTTGTACAACCGTGCACTGTCAGTAATGCAGCAACAGGAGAGAGGCTATGTCAGTGTAGCTTTGCGAGACCTTGAAAAAGCTGGAAAATCAGTGGAGCATACAATGTCTCTCACTGAGGAGACATTGACCAATGTGGTCATAACAGGGACAAATCCACCTGCTAGACACATCACAGGTTTCACCAAACAACTCCGTGCGCGCTTACAAGTGCTGAAGCGTTTGAAGTTGAACATTAATGAGGCTGTGAATAAGCTAAAGATAGCCCATAACAATGGTGGGGGAGTAAAGGTTACCGAGTGTCATGTTTTCCTTCTACTGGATATACAGTCTATTTTGCTACATCTTAACGATTTTGCAAATGAGCTGGTAAACCTTCAGTCACTAGGATTAACTCAAATCTTTTCCCTAGACACAACATTTTCACTGACTGGATATATATCAAAGTTGTTTAGAGGCATTTAA